A genomic segment from Polyangium mundeleinium encodes:
- a CDS encoding SCO family protein, which yields MKRLLVIPLQVSLGLLAALAAAPVVAEAPPASSAKANEDAAARYFTNTKLVDQDGKVRHFHDDLLRGKKVLINVAFTSCKGACPAMTANLAKVQRLLGARVGKEIHIITVTADPENDTPAVLKQYAGRHGATAGWYFLTGAPDDVNKVLGRIGGLLRKPEDHATTLYVGNLSTGNWVKTQATSRPEDIVYLVDHLDDPKR from the coding sequence GTGAAGCGGCTCCTGGTCATCCCATTGCAGGTCTCGCTCGGGCTCCTGGCCGCGCTCGCCGCGGCGCCCGTGGTGGCCGAGGCGCCGCCAGCGTCGAGCGCGAAGGCCAACGAAGACGCGGCGGCGCGCTATTTCACCAATACGAAGCTCGTGGATCAGGACGGAAAGGTCCGCCATTTCCACGACGACCTCCTGCGGGGAAAGAAAGTGCTCATCAACGTCGCCTTCACGTCGTGCAAGGGCGCGTGTCCCGCCATGACGGCGAACCTCGCGAAGGTGCAGCGTCTCCTCGGCGCGCGGGTGGGCAAGGAGATCCACATCATCACCGTCACGGCCGACCCGGAGAACGACACGCCGGCCGTACTCAAGCAGTACGCCGGTCGGCACGGAGCCACGGCCGGATGGTACTTCCTGACGGGCGCACCGGACGACGTGAACAAGGTGCTCGGCCGCATCGGGGGCCTCTTGCGCAAGCCCGAGGACCACGCGACGACCCTCTACGTCGGCAATCTCTCGACCGGCAACTGGGTGAAGACCCAGGCGACCTCGCGCCCCGAGGACATCGTCTATCTCGTCGACCACCTCGACGACCCCAAGCGATGA
- a CDS encoding SCO family protein, whose translation MSMAIANHPLRHARALVLVGAAILAAGCEGESKGAPPVPLPTPGADVRIAPLAEVVVPDVELVDQDGQTVPLRAALGPGAFAIQFVFTTCTTICSPMTAVFARLAHDLGDSFGKDVRLVSLTLDPAIDGPEALRRYADLFGRREGWTFLTGRPDRLSRVLRALGGDARVKEEHRPLTVIGDGQGKFVLVDGLASPARLRAEIAALRRRAETTEEP comes from the coding sequence ATGAGCATGGCCATTGCAAATCATCCGCTCCGGCACGCGCGCGCCCTGGTCCTCGTGGGTGCCGCCATACTCGCCGCGGGATGCGAGGGGGAAAGCAAGGGCGCGCCGCCCGTCCCGCTCCCGACCCCGGGCGCCGACGTCCGCATCGCGCCCCTCGCCGAGGTTGTCGTGCCAGACGTGGAGCTCGTCGATCAGGACGGGCAAACGGTGCCGCTGCGCGCCGCCCTCGGCCCGGGCGCTTTTGCGATCCAGTTCGTCTTCACCACGTGCACGACGATCTGCTCGCCGATGACGGCCGTCTTCGCGCGGCTCGCCCACGACCTCGGCGATTCGTTCGGCAAAGACGTACGTCTCGTGTCGCTCACCCTCGATCCGGCCATCGACGGCCCCGAGGCGTTGCGCCGTTACGCGGACCTATTCGGGCGGCGGGAGGGCTGGACGTTCCTCACGGGGAGGCCGGATCGTTTGTCGCGGGTCCTTCGCGCGCTCGGCGGCGATGCGAGGGTCAAGGAGGAGCATCGCCCGCTCACCGTGATCGGAGACGGCCAGGGCAAATTCGTCCTCGTCGACGGGCTCGCCTCACCCGCGCGCCTGCGCGCCGAGATCGCGGCGCTGCGTCGTCGCGCGGAGACCACGGAGGAGCCGTGA